A window from Polyodon spathula isolate WHYD16114869_AA chromosome 28, ASM1765450v1, whole genome shotgun sequence encodes these proteins:
- the LOC121301809 gene encoding protachykinin-1, with protein MESLKLLMLVVVLFAQVYCAEETSPSHEQENWLADNWQEEQPENNLAQQVAELIKRSKYHQFYGLMGRRSGAPQTVPMGYKRHKGEMFVGLMGRRSSSGELSDQWDRPQYYARRRK; from the exons ATGGAAAGTTTGAAACTTTTGATGTTAGTGGTGGTGCTTTTTGCGCAAGTCTACTGCGCTGAAGAAACGTCGCCGAGTCACGAGCAAGAGAATTGGCTGGCAGATAACTGGCAG GAAGAACAACCGGAAAATAACCTTGCACAACAAGTTGCAGAACTTATTAAGAGGTCAAAATATCACCAGTTCTACGGACTTATGGGGAGACGCTCAG GTGCTCCACAGACTGTGCCAATGGGTTACAAAA GACATAAAGGAGAGATGTTTGTAGGTCTGATGGGCAGGAGATCGTCCAGTGGAG aATTATCAGACCAATGGGACAGACCTCAATATTATGCGAGAAGACGCAAATAG